A stretch of DNA from Thunnus thynnus chromosome 16, fThuThy2.1, whole genome shotgun sequence:
AAGACACAGAGTAACATGTCATAGAATGCTTCAATAAGACCTTGAACAACTGGATTAAAGACATTTCATTTGTGGGCCGACTCACCAATAATGATGAGACGGCCTACAGGGATGAGGTGGAGCATCTGACATCATGATGCTCCTTCAAAAACTTTGTCCTCAATGTCCAAAAGACCAAAGAACTGATTATGGACATCAGGAAGATGAAAAGCTGCAGACTTTCCTCCATCTGTATCAACAGGGCCAAAGTGGAGCATGTCTCTATTTTAAATTCCTGGGATTCCACATCTCTGAGGATCTCACCTGGACAATTAACACCTGCTTCCTAAAAAGGCTCAATAACACCTCAACTTCatgaggaggctgaggaggacCCGCCTGTTACCAAAGATCCTCATGAACCTTTACCGCAGCACCACTTAGAGCATCCTCACAAACTGCATCTCAGTGTGGTTTGGTGACTGCACGATAGCAGACAGGAAAGCCCTGCAGCGGGTGGTCGAGACTGCCCTGCACATCACTGGCACCCAGCTCCCGGCCATACAGGACATCTAGAACAAACACCCTACCCACCCCAACCATGGACTGTTCTTCTGCCTACCCTCTGGTAGGTGCTACAGGAGCCTCTGAGCCCAAAGCTTCTTCCCATCACTCACACTCGACCCCCACCTCCCTGTCATCGCACTTTTTATGACTCTGTTGCACTACCGCCCATTTCTACCTCTGAGACTGTTATTTACATTGCTGCTCTCATTGCACATCCCCCCACCTTAAATATATACAAGCTCATTTCATTATAGTttgtaaaatcatgtttatttcttatattacattgttatattgttgctaacttttaTATCTTATCTATTTTATGCCATCTTTCTATTGCTATGTTCCAGTGTgtaggagagaggaaagaaaggatAGATGGAGTCATTTTTTCTAAAGTGATgcttaatgaaataaaatttaagAGAAAACTGCCCACTACAGCAGTATTATGAAGCATTTGTGGTAGATGAACCATGACAATGTTGCTTCCTTGGCaataaataaagctaaaagAAGGTGTATcatcacaataagaaaaattaTGTCTAATATCATTTGACCTTGTTGCCCAGGGGATGAGAAATTGAAGATggagagggaaaagaaaggTGGAGGAAGACTGAGTTAAAAGAAGTAAACAATAGACTGTCAgtctttatgttttaatattccATTCAAGATGTCAGATGTTTAAGATCCCATCCAGACACGTTTGAAGACATAGAAAAAATATCCAGCTTTGAGTAAATTACCTCATTAACATCCTTTAAATTAGATATTGTCCTTCCAACTAATtcaaatctatgaatatacaaacattgtttatttcaaaactttaactgctggacaccagatgtctcctacttcactgaatagtccattctcagtgtatttgCATTGGAGGcttcacacttgtgtaagttgcatactggaccacgattagctccaaactagttgtgatgtcacagatcatgCTGGTAGGTACATGtgttaaactgacatttaaggTGAGTGATTTATAATTGCAGAACTTTAAAATTTCTACAAGTAATAAATACACCATTATAAAAACATAACCTTCAAGAGTGTGGCTCAAGCCTTCCAAATTCCCCAAAATGCAACCTCTGAAAGCTTTTTCAATTGTCTTATTCCAGTAAATATTGTCACTGTTGTTATAATGGCATAATGTTATGTCACTTGTAAACAGCATGACACTTATGTTCAACTGAGATATCTGTTCCCGTTGGCAAGTGCTGTTTAATGCTGCTACATCACTGGCAGATACTGATCCATGTAGAGGCAGCAGTCACTAATGAGGCTAATGGCTGTATGGTAGCCTTGTTAATGGGCTAGCCATACATAAATACTGGCTCTCTAAGGCCAAACAATACTCCTAAGACTTACTCTGGCTCTGTCTCTTTTCCTAAGCTCTCCATGCTATCCTGATTATTGTCCACACATTCATCAGCTATACAATAATTCCATGATGAAGTGAAGGTGTGAGAGAGAATGATTTGCTGCACTGACCTTGGCAGGAGTTGATACAGCTCCATTGATGGGAGAGAACTCTAGTTTGCTGTCATCTTTAGCCTGGATAGTCTTCAGTCCGGCCTGCAGGATGGAGCGGAACTTGTCGTACGGTGGGTTGTCTTGGTAACCCAGAGCTTTCACCTCCTCCATGAACCTCTGCATCTCATCtacaacacagagaaacactaAGACGCACCAGTTCATCATAACCTGACAGCCTGCAAATAGCTCCTCACCTCTATGCCACAATCAGTTGTACCAGAAAATGGATCAAGGAGATTATCAAGTcttctgctttgtgttttctttcttctttgtacactgatattttgttttgtgtctgataagTTAGCTATGTGAGAGCTTGTCCTTGTAAAGTGTTTTGATATGCGTTTTGTGATGAAAGACTATTTAAATAACCCTGACTGGACTTGAACATCTCTCATCCTCGTGTTACTGACTATCTTTGTTCCGAGACTCTGTCGTCACCATAATGTTCCACTCTTGTCACAGCGTCGTGCTTAATTCTGTTTGCTGTGACTTTCTTCAGACTTGACAaacagtcacaaacacacacacacacacacacacacacagatggagttGTAAACAACAGTTTGGTTGTGCTCCGCAGAGCAGAAGGAAGGAGGTGTGACGCTTCGCGTTTGTCTCTTTTGCCTGAACCGACACGCTGCCTGCAGGTCAAAGTGCCAACATTAAAGTGGCAACTCAACAAACGTCAGACTCACCATTTACAGCCTGCGCTATAAATGTTTCCTGCATTTGTTCTTCCCCTCGATCCTAATGAGAAGCATGTAGACGTGGATCAAGATACTACTTCTAAAATCATCAAACATCTCTCTTTCATAAATGACtcaatatttgtacatttttgcgttttaaatcaaaatccaatttattttatttcctgaaAAGTAGTCcatctttaaaggaatagttcaacatttttttggaaatatgcttatttgcttctTGTTGCATGTAACTCTCCCTAAAACCACAGAGTGTGTATGGAACAAACAAAGAGAGTGTtcatcagtgagctttagaggagatgtatttttaaactttggacatTCCTGAGCTTATGTCACTCCCAGgaggaaagcaaaaaaaagtgttgaatgaCTCCTTTAAAGGATTAGATCTTTGTGCCACCATCAGGTGAAGTGGTCACAACAGCTTCAGTGAAAAGTTTCGGCACTGGTGTTAAATAATCATTGTCATTACAGGTTAATTACCCACCTTGCTAATTGTGGACCCACAGCCACTTTCCTTTTGTCTTAATTCCTTGATTTACGCTCATTCTGCAGAAGCACTGGTTTAACCCTGTCATCTGGTGAGCTATCAGCTAGATGGAGGCGACAGaggctctcacacacacacacacacacacacacacacagctggaagCTGGTACAAACAGCCTTGTACGGTATTACTGGGCCATTAAGCAGCTGGAGAAACCAGAGGGTAAAAGGTAATACTTGTGGATTTGTACTGATTTCTTTATTGCTATTACTGCCAATGAAAATTCATCACTCACCTACTTTCTGTCCTACTGTAGGCTTGTTTTATCTCATTCATAGTCACCAAtcgcttaaaaaaaaacttgctgtCTATCGTCATTTAATAACAGAAGCGTGTAAGTGTGTGAATCCCTCTTACCTGGTCTGTCTTGAGAGGAGAAACACTTGGTCATAAACTCAGAGATGTTTTCTTGACTCCTGTAAGTGAGATCCAAAGTAGTGTTGAGATTTGAAATATTACTGAACTGAATTCTAAACGTTTGACTCACAGGTTCAGACGCTGTATGCGGTGACAGCAGGTGTGCTTCTCTCACCTGATTTTGGAGTCTCTGACGTAGAGGGGGTCCTGCAGCCTGTCCTCCCAGGGCAGGCGACCGCACAGCCACTGAAGCATGCAGTAGCCTAGGATCTCCAGGTCGCTCCGTCTACATGCAGCtggagacacacaaacaccaatcagcagcagcagcagcaaaaactGTCAGCAGCACCTTTTTGAGTActgacattaataaaaatatcaacattcaagtggAAATGCACTGTTGTCAGGTTGTGAACACCACGGTAAATGCCTTGTATTATATGCTTCTTGCCCTTCCTTACATGCTGTATATAAAGCGTTTTGCttgatattcatattttcattcataGAGTTGGCATGGTTGTATCAGCCTTTTCATTCATACCTGTTGCTCCTCACTGCAAGAGGAAAAAGTCACTTTTATACTGATACAGTATGAAGAATCTCCTCAACAACGCTGACCTGGATCATTCacattgttttcttgttttctggaTTCATTTCATGTTATGTGTGCTTTAGAGATGTCAATGAATGTTTAGTTGTCTTGATCTTGCAAAGGTGGAACAAGATTTAGAATCTCTCTGTTAAAGGATAAAgccaacaaatctcatgaatgaactgatcctactaacaagtattgtgtgtctatccaaagcctgatatacagtctcttattcctctgtgccatacaGCTCATTTATTGTCCAGAAACTAATGAAAACCCATCAGTGAGCTTCATTATGAAGAACTGgtttactgtagtttatttagacacagactaataacagtgatcatgttttcagtctgcagcgtagttctgtgtaaagcagacaccactgagcatgtgtagCGCTCCGTTAGCTTGCTgtactacatatcacaaccttcTGACTTTGTACTCAAGTTATTTGAGAAATGTACAATGTCTGGGTCAGAGTGTGGTTGATACCAGTATGAATATACATCTGAGAAATGGTTGGATGTGATGGATACACTTCATGTATAAGATACTCTGAAGTAGTGTGATGAATTAAAACATATCTTGATAGAGTTCAAACCCTATTTTCACACCTccacacctggccaatcactgcCTGAAGTGGTTATGACTGTTGGATTGTCGGCCAACGACATTTATTCATACATAAGACCAACATGTTCAACTGCTGACACTTACATAAAGTGCAAGACTGAGAGGAACATACAGCAAATTGACACCTTGCAAAGGTTAAAATACTCCAAATAGTTGGATGTTTAAGTAACATAATAGAAAAGAAAGGACAATGGCATCTGtccatgatgatgtcatagaaTTCACCTTGGTTTTAGGATCTGTATCTGAGCTTATAAATACGTATACTTGTCATAGCTACCTGCTCCTTTGTGGGCGTCAATGCTTGTGAACTCGATGGTGCCGTCGTGACATCTCTTGGGGTCTTCCTTGTACTCTTTCATGACACCGTCGGGCGCGTACCTATATGCCAGTCCATAATCTACTAAGTAAACCTACAGTTCACAAACACAGCAAttcaggcatgcacacacacacacacatgcacggaCCAAGAACAAGGTCATACTTTAGACTTTCAGATACATATTTCACTTCTCCTGAAACTCCAAAATGAAACTGTGTTCATGCAGCGTAGATGGGGCTGATTCCTCACTTCTGGATATCAAATTATAATCCGAGCTTTGagctttattattatatttgatcTGCATTATGCTTGTATACTACAGCCGCTTATTGGCTTTAATAAAGAAACATTATAAAACCAAATCTACATTCCCAGTAACTCCAGGGAAAGCGTCAAAATAGCACagctataaaaacaacaaccctACCTAATATTCAAATCCTGAGGGGCCGatttttaaattgtcatttaTAAATAGCTCTTTAATAACACCACCAATGATACATTATTAATcttcaaattaaatatttgccCCTGCCCCCACCCTGTTTGCTAGAAAAAGCTTTGTTGCTGCCATCTAATCTCCCCCGtttggaacacacacacacacacacacacacacacactccccctcctctccagGCCTTAATTGAATCTAATGAAGCAGCACAAGTGTGTTATGatcaaaaaaacacaatcatcTCCCTGCTTTCAAGGAACAGTGCCGAGGTCACAATAGAACCTTAGTTTCCCAACACAAAGAAtggaaaatagagaaaaatgcgTGATGATTTTAGCGATGATGATGCTACTGACCTGGTTGGGATCGCTGTGGCTCAACATGAGGTTGGATGCTTTAATGTCAGCATGCACGTACTCGTGATCATGGATGAACTCCAGGATATCCAGCTACACAAGGACAAAACAATGTTACACCTTCATAGTGCTGATGAAATATATCTCTGAAGTTTGTCGTTTTGATTTCTAACATGCCTTGAGGATAAGATCTCCGTCTGGTATTAACATGTCATATCTATCTGAATAAGGAGTAATGCATGTAACGCCCACATCTGGAGGAGGTCTGGCTCACACTGTGATCACATgtcagccaggtgtaaatgacATCTGTACGGTGTGACCAAATGCTTCAAAAAGGAAAGGTCACCTAACTTCCCCGTTTTTTCCTGCCGTCTCAAGCTGCCCTTCAAAAAGCTACAGATGAGCTCTTCTTCTACAAAAGAGTCCATCCAGCAGCATCACTTCCACAGACTCTTGAGGTGATCTTGTGACTGACGTAGCAGCTGAGGTAGCGTTAGTGCTAGCAAGTTTCTTCGCTGGCTCTGATTATTTCATTACAGTATAACTAATGTTAGCATACTTAGCAAGGCTGCAGAAAAGTAGCCTTGGTGGTCATAACATGCAACTGTGTTGACCTATTAAACTATGTTATTGCTCTCCTCACTGATGCTCAATGGAGAACACTAGCAAGACATGCTCAATGGGTAATCATGACACCGAACTATCTGACAGTTGAGGAAGCTACactataaaaataattaaaaagaaagattGTGGCTGAAGGTAAGGCTTTTTGCTGCCTTTGTAAACTGCTATACATTGACGTTAGCTTGTCACTAGGTAAGACAGAGGGACAGAGTTATTATAAAAGTATTCTTGATGGCTGCAGGACATGTATGGTTCCCTCTCATGCTTCCTGTCtgtaacacattttctcataatAACATTCCTGTGATTCCATCAACCTGTTGTTTACCATTTCATTGAAATCCAGTGGAAACATGTAGGCAAAATGAAACCATTTGATGATGATATAACTAACCAGTCGAAGACCGAGCTGCAGGACCAGTTTTCTGGGGAACTTCTTTCCACATTCTTCAAACTTCTTCTGCAGGTCTGTGCCCAGTCTGTCAATAACCATGAACCTATACCTGGAAAGCACAAAGAGTACTTCTTTAGTACTTTCAAAGTGTCAGACAGGCTGTGTGTTTATCATCTGTAGAATTAGCAGAAGAGctatgaaagaaaaagagctCAAAACTCCTTGTTAAGTGTTAAAAAGAGCCTTTGAAACAATGTGAGAGCTCCTGTGATTAAACCTAAAGATGCCCTGTAACTGACATGATGCCACTAAAATACAAATGCACCCTTTCATCTAAACATCTAGGATTACACAAATGTTTCTAGcacatttttatatgtgtgCTGTTAAGGTAACATCCAAAGGTTACtcatcatttttctctctttaaccCAGTGCATAACCCTAACTAGACAAGATGGAATCTTATACATATAATCATACATTTAAAGCAgcttaatatcttttttttaatctagaAAGATGCAgaatacaatatgaaaaacagagaaagccATGGTGCCATTTGCAGTAGATCGACTCCCGTCCACTTATTTTGGTTCTGCCTTTCTGTCAAACAGTTTTAgaataacttttgtttttatataagcagttaaataactttaatgttattttggaAACCTGTATTATGTATCTTACAAGAGATACAAATCCTGAGTTGTACATTTATGGTTAAGCACAAATTCTATTGTATTGACCTTTACGTTTTATGGAATGACAAACTTGACACTGATCTTCTGTACACTACCTCTGCTTGTTTTGTGATACAAGCATTTTGTACTTATTCTATTGTTAAACTCTGATCATGTAGTGGCGTGTATTTGTAAAGTTGCAACTGCAAATGAACATTTCAGGTTTTGAGTGTTGGCCCTGTATTCAAACCTTaccttttccctcctctctcatgCAGACCTGAGCCCCAGTACCTGGGAACTCCCAGATTCTTCAGCTTGTGAGACTTCATCCACTTCTCGACTGCAGGCCGAGAGGAAACATATCAGCGAATGTTTTAAGGTACTTAAAAGCGAGTGTACGAATCCATGAAATGCACAGCATCTAAAATCAAAGACAGTTTGGTAACTGCAACTTCCTGTGAGCAcacagctaactgctaactggTGCTGGTGTAAGTGGGTGATGGCTGTGATGCTCAAAGTAATAAGAGTATAATTCCGTGGGGGGGAGCCGGGCACCGTGGCCGCAAGCTAATCTGCTGCTGGGACAAATATTTACCAACAACGTGAGATTCCaccatgaataaaatatgagcCTTTGGTTCCTTAGTAATATAACAGTTAATTGTCAGGGGAGATTGACATTTGGATTGTTATTATATAAAATGCAAAGCTGTGGCCTGGGGGCCAATGGAGCTGCCACCAAAAGCTTCCCTTCCTCTGCAGGGCCCCTTCGTGCCTCCTCTACAAGattgtcttttttaattaagaaagttgcctttcttttatttgtttgccCTGGTGGTGAGAGACTATGTGGTATGATGATCACAAGGCTAACTCTGGCTTAGTGACATACTTCTAggtatatgtctgtgtgtgtgtgtgtgtgtgtgtttatgcatgtttCTAAGGACCGGTAAAGTGGCTTACTCAGATCAGGCTTTGCAGCTCTCATGTAAAACTTGAGCTCAGAGAACAGCGGTCCGTTTTCACTGGGCTCCTGTGGAGAAAACAACAAGTACAGTTACAGTCTAGATTGGACTAAACGGGTATTAAAGTCTCTTTAAAGCTttctgagtttgtcacaccacagaaGAATGTGTTATCAACCACCCAgacaaatttgaatgattaaaaaaatagcCAAGTGTATGAAACAGTGTCTGAACAGAGCCTGGCACTGACAAAGACTGACACATGTGTTGTCAAACATCTTTTGTTAAAGGTTACATGAACAgacagaatacacacacagtgcaacAGAGGGGTGTAGTAGTATGTAGGGGTGGTCAGTATCCATTCAATTCTCTGTATCAGTATATCAggttttatattgtgatatCAGTATAAACCATGATGTAGTAACATTTCTGtaaactgttttctttcataAATGAGATGATATTATTTCTACCATGGCAGAAGGTTATATCATCTTGGCATTTGATTTTAATCAAGTGCTGGATGGTTACATGGATAAGACTAAATTTATAGCAGTTATAGCAAAAGATAGACTAGCTATCTGTATGTTAATGAGAGATCTGGGGTTAATTAATATATGGCGTTTACTTAATCCCAGGGGAAGAGAAtattctcttcttcctcatcgCCATGACAGTCAGTCTAGATTTGATTACTTTTCAATTTCAAACCAACTTACTGAAAGCCTAATAAATAGTAATATCGGGGCTTTTCATTAACAAACCATGCAATGGTAGATTTGCTATTGGAGATTCAAGAAGAGAAAGTTTTCTGATGATACAGATGGtgttttaattcattattattacagaatGAACAAGTTCAAAATTCAATCGCAGAAGACTCTTTTCTTTTGAAGAAAATGAAGGTTCTACAGAAAAAACGGCAACAATATGAGAGACCTCTAAAGTGTTTGTTAGAGGTCGGCTGATAGGGCTCTCctgtaagaagaaaaaagaaaataaatgctaaAGTGGAAAATTTGGAGTATCAGATTCtacaacaggagaaaaaaaattggtgAAAGAATATTCAAACTCAACGCTTCaacaaacatgaaaattaaaaagtcaAGTGCACAAGTTTTTAACGCTAAAGTGGAGTCTGCTTTATTTTGGAAGAGAACAATTTATAATGAAGAGGGGGATAAAACTGGGAAACTTTTGGCCAATCAGATAAAAACAGCGAGAAAAAGTAGACTTAGTGTAGACACAAAGAGCATTAACAGAGTTTTTTATGATTTctataaaagtttatttgagtGTGAGGATGATTCAGGAGAGGAGGACTACAACACTTAGAGATAGAGGTTAGAAAGGCCATCTAACAAGTGAATGAGGGAAAGTCCCTGAGGTTAGATGGTTTGCCCATAGAAACCTATAaacagtgtttcccacaggttGACAGTTTACTTGTGGTGCAGGGTGGCATAGTGGGTGACGGGTGGGTTCAGTAGCCTAGTAAACTAGTCAAACATAGATTCATGAATAACTCTGTTTACTGCTGGTTGAAATGATCTAATtttgccaaaccattcactggtgtacttattccactgaaatacaatatgaaacataactacctattaagataaatggtccacagccttttgattttaaaaggTGCCTGCTTTTATTcatgaaatataacaaataaaatatgatgcattattattcattaaccTATCCAGCATTACATAAGAATTAACAGCTACACTTTTAACAcaagttaagtacaagtaaTCGTGTTAATACCTCTTTTTTACTCTTCACTTTTAAGTCAAAATTTGAATGCTGACTTGTACTGCACAGTATTAATAGGTTtacttcagaaaaaaagttttgagtacttcttctaccactgccaaTACTAACATTCCACGTTAGAGAGAGGGTGAAAATAAAGCGAGACAGAGTTTGCCTGGggcccccaaatcactaaatccggCCCCGGGCGGGGTGCTCCGCTGTGTTACTAGTAATGTTATGTCtccagcagcctctctgctgcactgtaaGCTCCAGGAAAAACCATCATTGTCCAAGACGTGGCTGGATGGATGTATTGACAAGATAAGTCTAGTGTGTTCATGCTGTAGACTGTccaggtgctgcactgccctcacaGTTGACTTTCACCTTTTTCCTTCTGTCAGCATCACcttattaactaacatttagaaaattgatttttgacatttgtgaatcaaATCAGAGTGGTAGGAGATAAGAATAGAAATGCTTATGTGGGTTGAAGGTCCGCTGGTCTGTGTGCATTGTGAAATGACAGTTGTGCTTTTGGGATTTGATCTACCTGGGTGGGTCTTAATCTATCCAGGTGGGGGGGGGACACTGATAAATCTTTCATTGACATACTAACCGAAAGATTAACAGATGTCTTTATAGAAGCTCTGCAAATAAAAAGACTACCTGAGTCCTTTAGGGAGGCCCTGATAATTCTTATCCCTAAAAAAAAGATAGAGACTTAAAGGATCCTGTTAATTATGGTCCTATTTCATTGAGTAATGCTGATGGAAGGGTGCTATCAAAGATCCTAGCTGCCAGATTAGAGAGAGTTCTCCCAAGTATTATTCATAATGACCAAGTGGGCTTTATAAAGAACAGGAGCTCTACCGACAGTATTCAGCTCCTTCTACATCCTGCCCTGTAACTCTGCTTGCTCTGTTGATTGTTCTTAGTAAATTTGGGTTTGGTCCAGAATTCCGGAAGTGGATCGATATCCTGACAAATGGAATGATTTCCCCCTTTTTTACATTATCAAGGTCCACCAAGAAGGGATGTCCCATCCTCCAGCCTGTAGAGGTTGAGGTAGCTTCAACTCATCACTCAGTAGGAAAACTGCCTCATAAACAGCGTATTAATGTATGGTAGTCTTGTTAAGTTAGCTAAGAAAGTTCAAGTTAAAGCTACATCAGTATGATGAAACAGTACATGAGATGTGGGTTTATTTAAGTGACTAAGGAGAGGGATGTTTGTACTCTTCAGACAGAGAGGATCTATTTTATATATTCTACCTACCACAGTTCAAAgttttctgcagtttttattCCATCCGTTTTCCTCACTTTGTGATAAACCTTTATTTATGAAGTGACTGATTTACCTCTAGTGTCTAATCTAAACTTGTCAAATGAATTGAGTAAAAAAGGTTGATGATTGATTATCTAATCATTtgtatgatgttttatttatgttaaaaggTAACTTTGAATGATTTTAACTCATGACAAacgtaaaaaaaacaaagattttaaattcAGGATGGTCCACATTCATTTCAGGACGGCTTGGATTGTATTTTGGGACGGTTCCAGGAGGATGGTGAAAAAAGTTAGTTAAGAGCCCTGGGACCCACTCCAATGACCACCTGTGGGTCCCATGGACTCACTACATTGAAACCCTATCAACATCACCCAAATTGGCTAAACACTGGAAGCTGGAAGGAGAAAAGGCAAAATGGATGCAACTAGAAATGAATATGACAGCACCATTTAAACCATCACAGGTCTTATATaaaaaattagacaaaaatTCAGGTGTGCCAGAAATAAATCCTATTTTTGACCACAGGAAGGTATGTCATATGGCAAACAAAATGATGAAGTAATCTCCATATCTGTATGGAATAATCCTGAGATTGATGTGGGAAAGTCTATTTATTGGTAAAAATGGGTAAAAGTGGGAGATACTTTGGGAGATTTTCACAAGGATGAATCACATCTTTCATGTGATGAGATGTGTGCTCAGTATAATTTGAACTGTAAGGATGTTTGGAGATACAAATCAAAAGCTGGGAGTGTATGGTGTCAAGATGCACAAAGgaacaaatgtgatgtggagCTTCTTTTCCAGCcctaaaaatcaaacaaacagcttcactatgttataaaatgttatgCAAAGTGAATAGTGTTATTTGTGACAATTTCAGAATGGTATGGCAAAATGACTTG
This window harbors:
- the vrk1 gene encoding serine/threonine-protein kinase VRK1; the encoded protein is MPPKAKAAAKGRAPPKRKLAEEFPPGEVLTDTGKKAWKLGAPVGQGGFGLIYLADENSAKPVGADARYVIKVEPSENGPLFSELKFYMRAAKPDLIEKWMKSHKLKNLGVPRYWGSGLHERGGKRYRFMVIDRLGTDLQKKFEECGKKFPRKLVLQLGLRLLDILEFIHDHEYVHADIKASNLMLSHSDPNQVYLVDYGLAYRYAPDGVMKEYKEDPKRCHDGTIEFTSIDAHKGAAACRRSDLEILGYCMLQWLCGRLPWEDRLQDPLYVRDSKIRSQENISEFMTKCFSSQDRPDEMQRFMEEVKALGYQDNPPYDKFRSILQAGLKTIQAKDDSKLEFSPINGAVSTPAKKTTKRKKAADQGEGGDETDGSPVKKKRVAKKNEVNGVKKSPKKSPRPKKVASTGKRSVPKSRLVEMGTQTSPGLAKISRGRPKKTSP